In the genome of Longimicrobiaceae bacterium, the window CCACGCGCGTGGCCGATTCGCGGTCGGCCAAGAACGCGGCTGCGGACGAGGTGAAGGCGAAGCGCGTGGCCGAGGCGCGCGCGCCGTACGGCTCCAAGAGCCTGGAAGAGACGCTCAAGGACGTGGAGCAGCAGATGCGCGACGCCGCGGCCCGCCTGGACTTCGAGCAGGCGGCGCTGCTGCGCGACCAGTACCTGGAGCTGAGGGCGCAGATGGACGGCGTACGCGCCGGCGCCGTCCCCAAGCGCTCGGTGGGAGCCATGCGCAATGCCTGACGGCGAGGTTCGGGAGATGAACGGCCGCGCATCGTCCGCCGGCGTCCACGCGGGCGCACCCGCCGCCTCGCATCGGCCGGCCGATGGTGTTTCAGTGGATGCGGAGTCGGCCGATGCGGGTTCCGCGGATGCAGAGTCGGGCGATACGGATTCGGTCGATGCGGGTTCGGGAGATGTAGGGCGGCTGACGGCGGGGGATGGCGAGCGCACGGCGCTGCTGAGCGAGCCCGAGCTAATTGCGTGGGGCACGCGGATCGGCCGGGAGGCGGGGACGCCGCTCGTGCTGGCGCTGGACGGCGACCTGGGCGCGGGCAAGTCCACGCTCGCCCGGGCCATCGCGCGCGGCGCGGGCGTGGAAGGCGACGTACCCTCGCCCACGTTCAACCTGATCTTCAGCTACGATACGCCGCGCGGCGTCCGGCTGCATCACCTGGACCTCTACCGCCTGGACCACCAGGACGAGGTGTGGGACCTGGGCTGGTCGGACCTGGGCGCGGAGAACGACGTGGTGCTGATCGAATGGGCGGAGAACGCGTTCACCCTCCTCCCCAAGCCGCGCTGGGACGTCGTCCTGGAAGAGGCGGAGACGGAGGACCGGCGCCGCGTCACCCTCACCCCCGTCGGCGATCCGCCCGCGCTGCCTCCGTTTCCGGACGCGGAGGACGGGCGATGAGCGGCCTCGCATCTCCCGCATCGGCTGACAGCGCCGCGTTCCTGGGAGAAGACGGGCGGCCGAACGGGCCGGTGCTGGCGCTGGACAGCTCCACCGCCACGGGCTCCGTGGCGGTGGGCGACGGCGACAAGCTGCTCGCGGAGACGGTGCTGAACGTAGGCCCCGGCCACTCGGCCGCGCTGCTGCCCGCGGTGGACGCGGCGCTGAAGACGGCGGGACTGAAGCCGCGCGACTTGGCGGGCGTGGTCGTGGCTGCGGGGCCGGGCTCGTTCACCGGCCTGCGCATCGCCGCGGCGTCGGCCAAGGGGATGGTGGCGGCGCTGGGCGTGCCCCTCTTCGCGTACTCCGGGCTGATGGCTGCCGCGGGCGCGTGCTGGGGCGCGGAGCGGCCGGTGTGCGCCATCTTCGACGCGCGGCGGCGGGACGTGTACGCGGCCTGCTACCGCTTCGGCGCGGGCGTGGAGGAGGTCTTCGCGCCCCGGGCGCTCACGGTGGACGAGCTGGTGGAACGCTTCCGCGACGACGCGCATCCCCCCATCTTCACCGGCGAGGCGGTGGCGATGCACGGCGAGGAGATCGCCCGCGCGCTGGGCGCTCCCGTGGTGCCGCCGCTGCTCGCCATCTCCCGCGCATCGGTGCTGCTGTGGCTGGCGCGCGCGGCCCCGGCGCTGGGGCGCGTGGCGGACGCGGCGGCGTGGGAGCCGGAGTACGTGCGTGCGTCCGGGGCGGAGCGCATCGCCACCGCCGCCGCGGCGGGGT includes:
- the tsaE gene encoding tRNA (adenosine(37)-N6)-threonylcarbamoyltransferase complex ATPase subunit type 1 TsaE, with translation MPDGEVREMNGRASSAGVHAGAPAASHRPADGVSVDAESADAGSADAESGDTDSVDAGSGDVGRLTAGDGERTALLSEPELIAWGTRIGREAGTPLVLALDGDLGAGKSTLARAIARGAGVEGDVPSPTFNLIFSYDTPRGVRLHHLDLYRLDHQDEVWDLGWSDLGAENDVVLIEWAENAFTLLPKPRWDVVLEEAETEDRRRVTLTPVGDPPALPPFPDAEDGR
- the tsaB gene encoding tRNA (adenosine(37)-N6)-threonylcarbamoyltransferase complex dimerization subunit type 1 TsaB, producing the protein MSGLASPASADSAAFLGEDGRPNGPVLALDSSTATGSVAVGDGDKLLAETVLNVGPGHSAALLPAVDAALKTAGLKPRDLAGVVVAAGPGSFTGLRIAAASAKGMVAALGVPLFAYSGLMAAAGACWGAERPVCAIFDARRRDVYAACYRFGAGVEEVFAPRALTVDELVERFRDDAHPPIFTGEAVAMHGEEIARALGAPVVPPLLAISRASVLLWLARAAPALGRVADAAAWEPEYVRASGAERIATAAAAG